From Ptiloglossa arizonensis isolate GNS036 chromosome 14, iyPtiAriz1_principal, whole genome shotgun sequence, the proteins below share one genomic window:
- the LOC143154377 gene encoding uncharacterized protein LOC143154377 isoform X6, whose translation MSQAQRTTSTNSNARPHRPASLDIGTARRCPLSCTRATTISASSPIAANNPAIPFSAPAACTARGFFDDCTGPADANCTNHVQNAGNEPTGFELNVNVACSPAGNRDFRTVPTIGGGCKRSDLIVDPRSHYAESLLNVENSGPQIDHTRSYTSVSLTLRPPSSEPQPPIDIRSQGSSLTYSSSSLDPRGFQSRLQISIGAGAVGSVAAARIRPPIGPSRPNSLIPPVQTGAQRPPGLPAGPPSQLPRPTTTMSAPTTPSVPSTTNIVPPISLPTTPSGPTTTSPPSSPVGERIQANSDQNRSPLNQVAEHQRKLVAEQLARKERLARELRAEKGRLEAMKKELQSLTRPYDSLMPPQELKKKLRSEIYQLQVECDRLAEEVDQWSDPRVPLGETNEEFYQDIYTGQPLPPRPGSFNPPPLPSQPPAWQSELTGNNIDSDERDGPSWVCRMCTFDNHPLMNKCEQCDMPRLLDHGNTGETQDIHIRVTHHHNFSPSRARDGPVAETHVSSLQLQIRRVSQVLHGLFKDRRGSEKSVILDAKGESEGEDRYTDGAYREYEARTAGLRSVRHEPYGR comes from the exons ATGAGCCAAGCGCAACGAACCACTAGCACCAACAGCAACGCGCGACCACACAGGCCGGCATCACTGGACATCGGGACGGCGCGACGCTGCCCTCTCAGCTGTACACGCGCGACCACGATATCGGCCTCGTCGCCGATCGCGGCTAACAATCCTGCCATCCCGTTCTCGGCACCGGCCGCCTGCACCGCGAGAGGTTTCTTCGACGATTGCACGGGACCGGCCGATGCGAACTGCACCAACCACGTCCAGAACGCGGGAAACGAGCCAACTGGATTCGAGCTGAACGTGAACGTTGCCTGCAGTCCTGCTGGCAATCGCG ATTTTCGAACGGTGCCTACGATTGGTGGTGGGTGTAAACGAAGCGATCTGATCGTCGATCCGCGATCTCATTACGCGGAGTCGTTGCTCAACGTGGAGAACTCCGGGCCGCAGATCGATCACACGCGAAGCTACACCTCGGTCAGCCTGACGTTGAGGCCACCGTCCTCGGAGCCTCAACCACCGATCGACATCAGATCACAGGGCTCGAGTCTCACCTACTCGAGCTCCTCCCTCGATCCTCGGGGTTTTCAGAGTCGCCTGCAGATCAGCATCGGCGCTGGAGCCGTTGGCAGCGTGGCGGCTGCGAGGATCAGACCGCCCATAGGCCCCAGTAGGCCCAACAGCTTGATACCACCGGTTCAAACCGGTGCTCAGAGGCCACCAG GGCTTCCAGCAGGACCACCTAGTCAGTTGCCGCGGCCCACGACGACTATGAGCGCCCCAACCACACCTTCTGTACCATCGACAACGAACATCGTTCCTCCGATCAGCCTTCCAACGACACCGTCAGGACCGACGACGACCTCGCCACCCTCTAGTCCCGTTGGCGAACGGATACAGGCCAATTCCGATCAGAATCGATCGCCGTTGAATCAAG TGGCGGAGCACCAAAGGAAATTGGTCGCTGAGCAGTTAGCCAGAAAAGAAAGACTCGCCAGGGAGCTGAGGGCCGAGAAAGGACGACTCGAAGCAATGAAGAAAGAACTGCAGTCTCTCACAAGGCCATACGATTCCTTAATGCCGCCGCAG GAGCTGAAGAAGAAGCTGAGAAGCGAAATCTATCAGCTACAGGTCGAGTGCGACAGACTGGCGGAAGAAGTGGATCAGTGGTCGGATCCAAGAG TACCTTTgggcgaaacgaacgaagaattttATCAGGACATTTACACCGGTCAGCCGTTACCACCAAGACCTGGCAGTTTCAATCCACCGCCTTTGCCAAGTCAACCGCCTGCCTGGCAATCGGAATTGACCGGAAACAACATCGACAGTGACGAAAGGGATGGTCCCTCTTGGGTCTGTAGAATGTGTACATTTGACAATCATCCGTTGATGAACAAATGCGAACAGTGCGACATGCCAAGGCTGTTGGATCATGGAAACACAG GCGAGACACAAGATATTCATATACGAGTTACACATCATCACAACTTTTCGCCAAGTC GTGCACGAGATGGACCTGTTGCCGAAACACATGTGTCATCGTTGCAGCTACAAATTAGAAGAGTTTCACAAGTTCTACATGGATTGTTTAAAGACAGACGCGGATCTGAAAAGTCAGTTATCCTGGATGCAAAAGGAGAATCCGAAGGAGAGGATCGGTATACCGATGGTGCATATAGAGAATATGAAGCTCGAACCGCCGGATTACGAAGCGTACGACATGAACCCTATGGTCGATAA